One stretch of Paenibacillus sp. AN1007 DNA includes these proteins:
- a CDS encoding response regulator produces MEDKKVLIVDDQNGIRILLMEVFSSEGYNTFQAPNGKIALEIVNNDKPDLVLLDMKIPGMDGLEILKHIKEIDPDIKVIMMTAYGELDMIKEATDLGALMHFTKPFDIDEMRVAVNMQLRNNAANKCS; encoded by the coding sequence GTGGAAGATAAAAAAGTTCTGATTGTCGATGACCAAAACGGTATTCGAATTCTACTAATGGAAGTGTTCAGTAGTGAAGGATACAACACATTTCAGGCGCCAAACGGCAAAATTGCACTGGAGATTGTCAATAATGATAAGCCGGACCTGGTTTTGCTCGATATGAAAATTCCGGGTATGGACGGGCTTGAAATCCTGAAGCATATTAAGGAGATTGACCCGGATATCAAGGTTATCATGATGACCGCGTACGGAGAACTGGACATGATTAAGGAAGCCACTGATTTGGGAGCGCTCATGCATTTTACGAAACCGTTTGATATCGATGAGATGCGTGTGGCCGTCAATATGCAGCTTCGCAATAATGCTGCGAACAAGTGCAGCTAA
- a CDS encoding CTP synthase, protein MTKYIFVTGGVVSSLGKGITAASLGRLLKNRGLKVTIQKFDPYINIDPGTMSPYQHGEVFVTDDGAETDLDLGHYERFIDINLSKNSNVTTGKVYSSVISKERRGEYLGGTVQVIPHITNEIKERVFRAGREAGSDVVITEIGGTVGDIESLPFLEAIRQIKSDVGRDNVMYIHVTLIPYIKAAGEVKTKPTQHSVKELRSIGIQPNVIVCRTEYELSKDMKAKIALFCDIDENAVVECRDASTLYEVPLNLREEGLDEIVVNHLKLTTPAPDMSEWEGLVNRISKLERTVEIAIVGKYVALHDAYLSVVESLSHAGFASNADVKIRWIHSEDITDENVGDLLHGVGGILVPGGFGDRGIEGKVSAIRYAREKNIPFFGICLGMQVSVIEYARSIVGLNGANSSEINPATEFPVIDLLPEQKDIENLGGTMRLGLYPCKLQEGSLAMSCYDDELVYERHRHRYEFNNEYREAIEKAGLVISGTSPDGRLVEIVELPGHPWFLAVQFHPEFTSRPNRPQPLFREFVKASLENAEK, encoded by the coding sequence GTGACAAAGTATATTTTCGTGACGGGCGGAGTTGTGTCCTCCCTGGGCAAAGGGATTACGGCAGCCTCGCTGGGCAGATTGCTGAAGAACAGAGGACTCAAGGTAACGATTCAAAAATTCGATCCATACATTAACATTGACCCGGGAACCATGAGTCCTTATCAGCATGGTGAGGTATTCGTAACCGATGATGGCGCAGAGACGGATCTGGACCTTGGCCACTATGAGCGTTTTATCGACATCAACCTCTCCAAAAACAGCAATGTCACGACAGGTAAAGTGTACTCTTCCGTTATCAGCAAAGAGCGTCGCGGAGAGTATTTGGGCGGTACGGTTCAAGTTATTCCACATATTACAAATGAAATCAAAGAGCGTGTATTCCGCGCTGGACGTGAAGCAGGTTCGGATGTTGTTATTACCGAGATTGGTGGTACAGTAGGCGACATCGAGAGCCTGCCATTCCTGGAAGCCATCCGTCAGATCAAGAGTGATGTAGGTCGTGACAACGTGATGTACATTCACGTTACATTGATTCCATACATCAAAGCTGCTGGTGAAGTAAAAACAAAACCGACACAACACAGTGTGAAGGAACTGCGCAGCATTGGTATTCAGCCGAACGTTATCGTTTGCCGTACAGAATATGAGTTGTCGAAGGATATGAAAGCCAAAATCGCACTCTTCTGCGATATCGACGAAAATGCGGTAGTAGAATGCCGCGATGCAAGTACGTTGTACGAAGTGCCGCTTAACCTTCGTGAGGAAGGTCTGGATGAGATCGTGGTAAATCACCTGAAACTGACTACTCCGGCACCGGATATGAGCGAGTGGGAAGGTTTGGTAAACCGGATCAGCAAGCTGGAGCGGACAGTTGAAATTGCGATCGTTGGTAAATACGTGGCACTGCATGATGCGTATCTGAGTGTGGTAGAATCGTTGTCACATGCAGGGTTTGCCTCCAATGCGGATGTGAAAATTCGCTGGATTCATTCCGAAGATATTACCGATGAGAATGTAGGTGACCTGCTGCACGGCGTTGGCGGGATTCTTGTTCCTGGCGGTTTCGGTGACCGAGGTATTGAAGGTAAAGTTTCGGCAATTCGTTATGCTCGTGAGAAAAACATTCCATTCTTCGGTATCTGCCTGGGCATGCAGGTTTCCGTTATTGAATACGCACGTTCCATCGTTGGATTGAACGGCGCGAACAGTTCCGAGATCAACCCGGCTACGGAATTCCCGGTGATCGATCTGCTTCCTGAGCAGAAAGATATCGAAAATCTGGGCGGCACGATGCGTCTGGGTCTATACCCTTGTAAGCTTCAGGAAGGTTCTTTGGCGATGTCTTGTTATGATGATGAGCTGGTATATGAAAGACACCGTCACCGGTACGAGTTCAACAATGAATACCGTGAAGCGATTGAAAAAGCGGGTCTTGTTATTTCCGGTACTTCACCGGATGGACGTCTGGTTGAGATCGTCGAGCTTCCAGGACACCCATGGTTCCTGGCAGTACAGTTCCACCCGGAATTCACTTCCCGTCCGAACCGTCCGCAGCCATTGTTCCGTGAGTTTGTGAAAGCTTCCCTGGAGAATGCAGAGAAATAA
- the rpoE gene encoding DNA-directed RNA polymerase subunit delta has protein sequence MSTSLNLKIDKEKVREIPLVDLAFMVLKAANTPYYYRDLMNEVAKQRGMTDEEINEYIAQLYTEINIDGRFACVGTSLWGLKRWYPVAGSEDSMTGAKRPRIINDEDDDLEDEDFGEEDDSYNSDEDFDSTDDDQDEDEDDDDEDDIFDEDDSEEEVLVEDDDLEDEDLDEDDEESEDEGEFDDDSDNR, from the coding sequence GTGAGTACCTCGCTCAATTTGAAAATTGATAAAGAAAAGGTAAGAGAGATCCCTTTGGTGGACCTTGCCTTTATGGTGCTGAAAGCGGCCAATACGCCGTATTACTACCGGGATTTGATGAATGAGGTAGCGAAGCAGCGCGGAATGACGGATGAAGAGATCAACGAGTATATTGCGCAGCTGTATACCGAAATTAATATCGATGGCCGTTTTGCTTGCGTCGGTACGAGTCTGTGGGGGTTGAAACGCTGGTATCCGGTTGCTGGATCGGAAGATTCCATGACAGGTGCGAAGCGTCCACGTATCATCAACGATGAAGATGATGATCTGGAAGACGAAGACTTCGGTGAAGAGGACGACAGCTACAACAGTGACGAAGACTTCGACAGCACAGATGATGATCAAGACGAAGATGAAGATGACGATGATGAAGATGACATCTTTGATGAAGACGACAGCGAAGAAGAAGTACTTGTTGAAGATGATGATCTGGAAGATGAAGACCTCGATGAAGACGATGAAGAGTCCGAAGACGAGGGTGAATTTGACGACGATTCCGATAATCGGTAG